From the genome of Pseudomonas sp. WJP1:
TCACCAGCAGGAGGTTGTTATTGAGCCATAGCCATGCTTGTGCCGGCCATTTTGGTGACCATTGCACGATGCCCAGCAACCAGGCTCCCGCTAGCGTGACGAATGCGGTCAGGCTCAGCGCCAAGGCGCTTGCCTTTACAACCTGTGCCAGCGAGTGCCGCCCGACGATCCATGGGCATACGAGCAGTAGCCAGAAGCCAATCAGCGGTTTGTCCAGATTGAGGTTCATTGAGAAGGGGACGGCGTTCTCGGTAAAGCGAACCTGGTCGATCATCCTGGCGTTGTAGAACCCCGGCCACCAATGGAGAGCAAGGGCGAGGGTCAGGAGGATGAACAGTGCATGGCCGAGGTATTGACCGTAGTGAAAGCGTTGTTGCCGGGCGGCAAAGCCGGCTAGCAGCAAGAGGATGATAGCGGTGCTTGCGTGGATGGTCAGTTGACCATAGGTGAGTGCCAGGACGTACCCGGCAGACAGGAGTGTCAGGTACGGCCAGGGCAACACGAGCATGAAGGGTTCCTTGTTAGGTCGAACATCCTTCTGAGTGCGTCAGCACAAGAGCGAGGGTCAATGAACGGCCGATGACCCTGGGACTGGAACGCGATCAAACCTGGAGACCTCTTTGATCCAGAATCGCCGATATTCAGTTTGGTCCGGCGGCAACGGCTTGTGATTTGACCAGGCGTGTCCTGTTTTCAAGCTTTCGCGATACGCTTCCCACTCTTTTTCCTCGGCGATTTCCTTCGCCCTTTTCTCGTCATCGAACCAACCAAGAACATAAACTTCGCCTTGATCAATGCCATGCTCGATCAATAGATAGATCTCTTTCATACGCTAAACCCATAACCACAAACTCTAGAAACACCCTACCACAGCGTATTGTCCTGACTATCGGCAGGTATTTTCATTTCTTGAACTCATGCATAGGCAGGGGAGCGTCAGGCGCCGTTGCCGAACAAGCAGCGCCTGAAGCATCAACACTTATCGTCACGTGGTTATGACGCAATCAATTGCCGCAGCACGTAGTGCAAGATCCCCCCCGACTTGAAGTATTCCACCTCGTTGAGCGTGTCGATCCGGCACAGCACTTCGATTTTTTCACGGTTGCCGTTTTCCCGGGTGATGACCAGGGTCAGGTTCATCCTCGGTGTCAGTTCGACGCCGGTGAGGCCGAGGATGTCCAGGGTTTCGCGGCCGGTCAGGTTCAGGCTCTTGCGGTTCTGGTCGAGCTTGAACTGCAGGGGCAGCACGCCCATGCCCACCAGGTTGGAGCGGTGGATGCGTTCGAAGCTTTCGGCGATGACCGCCTTGATCCCCAGCAGGTTGGTGCCCTTGGCGGCCCAGTCGCGGCTTGAACCGGTGCCGTATTCCTGGCCGGCGATCACCACCAGCGGGGTGCCCGCCGCTTGATAGCGCATCGCGGCGTCGTAGATCGCCAGTTTCTCACCGGTGGGGATGTATAAGGTGTTGCCGCCTTCCTCGCCGTGGAGCATTTCGTTGCGGATGCGGATATTGGCGAAGGTGCCGCGCATCATCACCTGGTGGTTGCCGCGGCGTGAGCCGTAGGAGTTGAAGTCGCGTGGTTCCACGCCTTTTTCGCGCAGGTAGTGGCCTGCCGGGCTGTCGGCCTTGATGTTGCCGGCGGGGGAGATGTGGTCGGTGGTCACCGAGTCGCCGAGCAGGGCGAGGATGCGTGCGCCGCTGATGTCCTTGACCACCGGGGGCGGGCCGCCGATGTCGTCGAAGAACGGCGGATGCTGGATGTAGGTCGAGTCGTCCTGCCAGACGTAGGTAGCCGCTTGCGGCACTTCGATGGCTTGCCATTGTTCGTCGCCGGCGAACACTTCGGCGTATTCCTTGTGGAACATGGCGGTGTTGACCCGTTCGACGGCCTCGGCGATTTCCTGGCTGCTGGGCCAGATGTCGCGCAGGTACACCAGTTTGCCGTCCTGGTCTTCGCCCAGGGGCTCTTGGCTGAGGTCGATGCGTACGGTGCCGGCCAGGGCGTAGGCGACCACCAGCGGCGGCGAGGCCAGCCAGTTGGTTTTCACCAGCGGATGTACCCGGCCCTCGAAGTTGCGGTTGCCTGACAGCACCGAGGCCACGGTGAGGTCGGCCTTCTGGATGGCTTTTTCGATGGGCTCCGGCAGTGGCCCGGAGTTGCCGATGCAGGTGGTGCAACCATAACCGACCAGGGCAAAACCCAGGGCGTCGAGGTACTGCGTCAGGCCGGCCGCCTTGTAGTAGTCGGTGACCACTTTGGAGCCTGGGGCCAGTGAGCTTTTCACCCAGGGTTTGCGGCGCAGGCCTTTTTCCACGGCTTTTTTCGCCACCAGCCCGGCCGCCATCATCACGCTCGGGTTGGAGGTGTTGGTGCAGGAGGTGATGGCGGCGATCACCACCGCGCCGTTTTTCAGGCGAAGGGTCTGGCCTTCGAACTCGTAGTCCACTTCGCCGGCCATGTCCGCGTTACCTACGGCCACGCCGCCACCGCCTTCGCTTTCCAGGCGGCCTTCTTCCTTGCTGGTGGGTTTGAGTTGCAGGCCGACGAAGTCGCTGAAGGCTTGGGCGACGTTCGGCAGCGATACGCGGTCCTGCGGGCGCTTGGGCCCGGCCAGGCTGGCTTCGACGCTGGCCAGGTCCAGGGCCAGGCTGTCGGTGAATTGCGGTTCCTTGCCCGGCAGGCGCCACAGGCCTTGCGCCTTGCTGTAGGCCTCGACCAGTTTCACCGTGGCCTCGGGGCGCCCGGACAGGCGCAGGTAGTTCAGGGTTACGTCGTCTACCGGGAAAAAGCCGCAGGTGGCGCCGTATTCCGGTGCCATGTTGGCGATGGTCGCGCGGTCGGCCAAAGGCAGGTCGGCCAGGCCGTCGCCGTAGAACTCGACGAATTTGCCGACCACGCCTTTCTTGCGCAGCATCTGGGTGACGGTCAGCACCAGGTCAGTGGCGGTGATGCCTTCCTTGAGTTTGCCGGTGAGCTTGAAGCCGATCACTTCGGGAATCAGCATCGACACCGGTTGGCCGAGCATCGCCGCTTCCGCTTCGATGCCGCCGACGCCCCAGCCGAGTACGCCGAGGCCGTTGATCATGGTGGTGTGGGAGTCGGTGCCGACCAGGGTGTCGGGGAAGGCGTAGGTGCGGCCGTCTTCGTCCTTGGTCCAGACCGTGCGGCCGAGGTATTCGAGATTGACCTGGTGGCAGATGCCCGTGCCCGGTGGCACCACGCTGAAGTTGTCGAAGGCGCTCTGGCCCCAGCGCAGGAAGGCGTATCGCTCGCCGTTGCGCTGCATTTCGATGTCGACGTTCTGTTCGAACGCGCTGCTGCTGGCGAACTTGTCGACCATCACCGAGTGGTCGATCACCAGGTCCACCGGCGACAATGGGTTGATGCGCTGCGGGTCGCCGCCGGCCTTGGCCATCGCCGCGCGCATGGCGGCCAGGTCGACCACGGCGGGCACGCCGGTGAAGTCTTGCATCAGCACGCGCGCCGGGCGGTACTGGATCTCGCGGTCGGAGCGGCGCTCCTTGAGCCAGGCGGCAATGGCCTTGAGGTCGGCACCGGTGACGGTCTTGGCGTCTTCCCAGCGCAGCAGGTTTTCCAGCAGCACTTTGAGGGACATGGGCAGGGCGTCCAGGTCGCCGAGGCTTCTGGCGGCCTCCGGCAGGCTGTAGTAGTGGTAAAGCTTGTCGTCGACTTGTAGGGTCTTGAGGGTCTTCAGGCTATCGAGGGACGGCATTACGATCACTCCTTTGAGTCCGCACGGCTACGGACTGAGGGAACGGGCAGAGCACTAAACCTAGCCCTGTTTTAAGTAGCTGGCTAATAACTGGACTCTATGGGCAAGTCCGGGGTTCCGAAGTCGGCTATCATGCGCCGGTTTTCGTGACAGGCTTTGCGCCAGCGCAAGTCTGGGCATCGCGCAGTGGTGAATGTTTCGCCATCTGCCCAGGAGTAAGAATGAACACCCTTTTTATGCATTGCCGGCCGGGCTTCGAAGGTGAAGTCTGTTCCGAGATTTCCGACCTCGCCGCACAACTGAACGTGGCCGGTTATGCCAAGGCCAAGGCTGCCAGTGCCTGCGCCGAGTTTGTCTGCACCGAGGAAGACGGTGCCGAGCGCCTGATGCGCGGGCAGCGGTTTGCCAATCTGATCTTCCCGCGCCAGTGGGCCCGGGGGATTTTCATTGACCTGCCGGAGAGTGATCGCATCAGTGTGATCCTCGCGCACCTGGCGGATTTTCCGACCTGCGGCAGCCTGTGGCTGGAAGTGGTCGACACCAATGATGGCAAGGAGCTGTCGAACTTCTGCAAGAAGTTCGAAGGCCCGCTGCGCAAGGCGCTGACCGGCGCCGGCAAGCTGGTGGACGATGCAAACAAGCCGCGCTTGTTGCTGACGTTCAAGAGCGGCCGTGAAGTGTTCGTCGGCCTGGCGGAGTCGAACAACTCGGCGATGTGGCCGATGGGCATCCCGCGCCTGAAATTCCCCCGCGAGGCGCCGAGCCGTTCGACCTTGAAGCTCGAGGAGGCCTGGCACCACTTCATCCCGCGGGACCAGTGGGACGAGCGCCTGCACAGCGACATGACCGGGGTTGACTTGGGTGCTGCGCCCGGCGGCTGGACCTGGCAGCTGGTCAACCGCGGCATGCTGGTGACCGCCATCGACAATGGCCCGATGGCTGAAAGCCTGATGGACACCGGCCTGGTGCAGCATTTGATGGCCGACGGCTTCACCTTCAAGCCCAAGCAGCCGGTGGACTGGATGGTCTGCGACATCGTCGAGAAACCGGCACGCAACGCGGCGATGCTGGAAGAGTGGATCGGCGAGGGGCATTGCCGCGAGGCGGTGGTTAACCTCAAGCTGCCGATGAAACAGCGCTACGCCGAAGTGAAGCGCTTGCTCGAGCGGATCGCCGATGGTTTCAAGGCGCGGGGCATTCGCGTGGAGATCGGCTGCAAGCAGCTATACCACGACCGTGAGGAAGTGACCTGCCATTTGCGCCGGTTGGATGTGAAGAAACCCAAGTCCCGCTAGCAACCCGATCGTTCCCACGCGCAGCAAAGGAATGCCGCCAGGGGCGCTCCGCGTTCCGCCTTTTGGATGTGACGCAGAGCGTCATGGGATGCATTCCCACGCAGAGCGTGGGAACGATCAGCGGTGTACAATGCCGGCAAGTTTCAGGAGTGAATCATGAGTGAAATGCTTGATAAGCCGGTAGACGGCACCCTCGACGCCACCGGCCTCAACTGCCCGGAGCCGGTGATGATGCTGCACCAGCACATCCGTGACCTGGTGCCGGGCGGCCTGCTCAAGGTGATCGCCACCGATCCGTCGACCCGCCGCGACATTCCCAAGTTCTGCGTGTTTCTCGACCATGAACTGGTGGGGCAACATGAAGACGCCGGCACATACCTCTACTGGATCCGCAAAAAATCCAGCTGACCCACAAAGCCCTGTAGGAGCGAGCGGGCGGCGATCCGACTTGCCCGCGAAGGCGGTGTGCCTGATACGACGCCTTCGCGGGCAAGCCTCGCTCCTACAGGTACAGGGTCAATTCAGGCCGTTGCGAATGCGTTTGCGCGCACTGCGCGTCAGGCGGATCGACAGCATCAGCGCCGCACAGCTCAGGCCGACGATCAGGCCCTGCCACAGGCCGCTCGGGCCGCTAGGCGTGCCGAACCAGTCCGTCAGTCCCAGGGCGTAGCCGACCGGCAGGCCGATGCCCCAGTAGGCGAACAGCGTCAGGATCATGGTCACCCGGGTGTCCTG
Proteins encoded in this window:
- a CDS encoding CPBP family intramembrane glutamic endopeptidase, translated to MLVLPWPYLTLLSAGYVLALTYGQLTIHASTAIILLLLAGFAARQQRFHYGQYLGHALFILLTLALALHWWPGFYNARMIDQVRFTENAVPFSMNLNLDKPLIGFWLLLVCPWIVGRHSLAQVVKASALALSLTAFVTLAGAWLLGIVQWSPKWPAQAWLWLNNNLLLVTVVEEALFRGYLQGGLSRRFEHLPHGDHIALLIASLLFGLAHWGAGWEWTVLASLAGVGYGLAYRFGGLAAAIATHFGLNLLHFGLFTYPMAG
- the acnA gene encoding aconitate hydratase AcnA; its protein translation is MPSLDSLKTLKTLQVDDKLYHYYSLPEAARSLGDLDALPMSLKVLLENLLRWEDAKTVTGADLKAIAAWLKERRSDREIQYRPARVLMQDFTGVPAVVDLAAMRAAMAKAGGDPQRINPLSPVDLVIDHSVMVDKFASSSAFEQNVDIEMQRNGERYAFLRWGQSAFDNFSVVPPGTGICHQVNLEYLGRTVWTKDEDGRTYAFPDTLVGTDSHTTMINGLGVLGWGVGGIEAEAAMLGQPVSMLIPEVIGFKLTGKLKEGITATDLVLTVTQMLRKKGVVGKFVEFYGDGLADLPLADRATIANMAPEYGATCGFFPVDDVTLNYLRLSGRPEATVKLVEAYSKAQGLWRLPGKEPQFTDSLALDLASVEASLAGPKRPQDRVSLPNVAQAFSDFVGLQLKPTSKEEGRLESEGGGGVAVGNADMAGEVDYEFEGQTLRLKNGAVVIAAITSCTNTSNPSVMMAAGLVAKKAVEKGLRRKPWVKSSLAPGSKVVTDYYKAAGLTQYLDALGFALVGYGCTTCIGNSGPLPEPIEKAIQKADLTVASVLSGNRNFEGRVHPLVKTNWLASPPLVVAYALAGTVRIDLSQEPLGEDQDGKLVYLRDIWPSSQEIAEAVERVNTAMFHKEYAEVFAGDEQWQAIEVPQAATYVWQDDSTYIQHPPFFDDIGGPPPVVKDISGARILALLGDSVTTDHISPAGNIKADSPAGHYLREKGVEPRDFNSYGSRRGNHQVMMRGTFANIRIRNEMLHGEEGGNTLYIPTGEKLAIYDAAMRYQAAGTPLVVIAGQEYGTGSSRDWAAKGTNLLGIKAVIAESFERIHRSNLVGMGVLPLQFKLDQNRKSLNLTGRETLDILGLTGVELTPRMNLTLVITRENGNREKIEVLCRIDTLNEVEYFKSGGILHYVLRQLIAS
- the rlmM gene encoding 23S rRNA (cytidine(2498)-2'-O)-methyltransferase RlmM, which gives rise to MNTLFMHCRPGFEGEVCSEISDLAAQLNVAGYAKAKAASACAEFVCTEEDGAERLMRGQRFANLIFPRQWARGIFIDLPESDRISVILAHLADFPTCGSLWLEVVDTNDGKELSNFCKKFEGPLRKALTGAGKLVDDANKPRLLLTFKSGREVFVGLAESNNSAMWPMGIPRLKFPREAPSRSTLKLEEAWHHFIPRDQWDERLHSDMTGVDLGAAPGGWTWQLVNRGMLVTAIDNGPMAESLMDTGLVQHLMADGFTFKPKQPVDWMVCDIVEKPARNAAMLEEWIGEGHCREAVVNLKLPMKQRYAEVKRLLERIADGFKARGIRVEIGCKQLYHDREEVTCHLRRLDVKKPKSR
- the tusA gene encoding sulfurtransferase TusA — encoded protein: MSEMLDKPVDGTLDATGLNCPEPVMMLHQHIRDLVPGGLLKVIATDPSTRRDIPKFCVFLDHELVGQHEDAGTYLYWIRKKSS